TTGTTTACACACTCTTTAATAAAGATgttccttatttattttaatatttatatttctcatttacttttttacgaaACAATTATCATATAGCAATAAAGATAATACACACAGTTTCGTATACCATTCAATTGAGAAATGTTTGTCTACGTTATGTCGCGAAGATAAGTTAGATACATTATCATTGTCAAGATAATTTGCATTATATCCCAATGTGTTTTGTCTAACAATATACGATTCTTATAAACGGTAAGTTTAGTGCTGCCACGTTGTGCAtgaattctaataaaattaatcagaGCATTTCGATCTTCTCATCTACTTCAAGTCCAAAATAGTAGCGATGCGTTATCATTCACTTGGAATGATACAttgatatatcaaaaaaaaaaatcaataaaataagaaaaaagaaacataaaggTTATATAAAAACTGTGAGAAAAGTTCAATACCGTGACTTAATTCTGCAAACTGTACgaggtaaataattatttaattattctaagAAATATACTATgcgtgcacgcgcgcgcgcgcgtttgaCCGTgtctattttatatctatgataaaaaatgattaaatgttattatagaTCTTATAAATGCGATTAGAAATGATTacatactatattattatatttgaacatttttttttatccataaCCGGCCAGTACAATACTATGTAttgtagaatattttttcagaaCATAATTATTGCGTTTGTTTCGCGGAAAGAGAAAGTTGTCGACCCTTGACATCacatcattttgtttttctttatataatacattaaaacgagaaaaagaaagctaaATATCTTATCAGAGTGGAAATTGATAACAACGTTTGATAAAATGATCAATTTACCGTGAACAAAAGAAGCAATTGCTCATAGAGTTGATCTtcttttcgttgaaaataaatcgtcgAATTGTACAGCGttctaaattattaaagttattataaatatctatttttatatttcgacaaACATGAGTGACCGTAAACAGCGCTCCATAGTGACGGTCCATTGAACTAGAAGAAGTTATTTCATTCTGATGGGGAAACtgtgatttatatatatatattttttttttattatttttaaattattacttcATTACCACGTACGTTTTAATTATGAATTgtgatttttatgataaatttaaagatatattttagtGAGAAGTGTtagatatgtaataaatacatCGTTGACATATGAAGTGCATTCTAACCAACAATGTTACGAGGATGTGTAGatacttattataaaatatgttcgAACATtcataaatgataattattatattttaattgagtgatatatatatatatattcgtatttacTGCTCACTCCAAATTGTTTATCCGTTTCTTTATGTTAGGTAATCATATGTTTGACCAATTCTATCATAAAATACTTTTGAGAATAATCGAATTGTcgtgaattaaaattattattggaaTTGTAACACtgcattaatattataaatatgaaatatatttttttctctaaagaCGAATGTAgctgatataaaaagaagtagaaagataaataattaatttaccaTGATAGAAACTACACGTGTTATCGACACATAATAGTTCCAAAACACGCCGTAATTTACATCGTCGTGGTAAAGTTTAACAATAAACaagataagatataaattaaaatatagtaacgataattaaatacaattcgtttttttcgattaaaatcatataatagattgaaattcgtataattttattatttattatttatttatatcatatatgcatatatgtatatatatgtgtttctgtgtgtcaaatttatttattgtaacttttaatatttttaatttatttaaataaataaagtagaTCTCTATAGGGAAAAGATTGAAACGATGAAGATAAATTACGTTCAGTTGCCTGTAAAACTACATTACTTCTTCTTCATGGGAGGTAAGTGAGAAATATTATGTATCAATGAGACATTTATTcgtcaaaaaggaaaaaaaagaatatagttAAATCTAATATACAGTATTTAATTCGACCAATCGaactttgtaatattttattttagctaTGGGTCCTATACTTCCTTTTTTACCGGTATATGGTAAACAACTTGGCGTTTCACCTGTAGTTATGGGTAGTGTTACCGCGGTACttccaattttatttctcattgcTAAACCAGTATTTGGATTCTTAGTGGATCATTTTTATACCTGGAGGAAATCGATTTTTGTTGCTTTATTAACGATAACAAGTGGttgttacatatgtatatattttgtaccGGCAATACCGAATcaaatttcaatcgattacAATGATATTTCGTGTTCGTCGTTATACGACTGCGAGTTTTATGTGagtaatatagtatatttccTACGGTTTTTAGAAATAACGTTATTGATTTATCTTTGTTCAAATCTTCTTTCGTTAGGATGCAGCAACTTCGAATTgcgtaaagaaggaaaatgcaATGTGTCGTTGGATATGCGATAATGGAAATAATTCGTCTTTCGTAGAAATGAATACAGAAGAATCATCGAACGCGTTTTGTTTGATCGATGTAACAAAAGTCTCTAATtgttcaataaataataataataataataataattgtacaaGAACAAGTCTGATTTtagaagataattataatttatatatatctatgacaTTTTGGAGTTTTGTGCTTTTAATGTCGCTTGGTAACATAGGTTTCAACATATCGAATTGTATCAGCGATGCAATTTGTTTCGATGTATTAGGTACATATTGTCAAAAtaacgtaaatattttttttttctattataattgtatataataatcagataaaagataaaagtggATTAAAAAtaggataattaattaaaacgacgattattatttgcgtacacattgtttatatttttaggagAAGGTGGTCAAATGGGATATGGCAGACAACGTGTTTGGGGTACTGTAGGTTTTGGTATTTCTGCCTTTTTAGCTGGTTATGCCGTAGATTTATGGTCTCAGGGGAAAACTATAAAGACGTATACACCGTCTTTTatacttgtttttatttttacctcTATCGACTTGCTATGTTGTACGAAATTAAAGGTgacttaattatatatattctataagaTCATCTCTACACTCTAACGATGTCAATTAAATTTTaccaatatatttaaatatatcaaatatatatatatatttttttttttgcagttACCTATTATGTCAGGATCTACGAGCATCATGAAAGACGTTTATAATCTATTGAAGTTGAAAccaatattcatatttttatgcTTTGCCACACTCGCCGGTATTCTTGACAGCTTCatgatatactttttattttggtaataaaaagaaagaaaaaagaaaaagaaaaaaagaaaagaaaagaaaaaagaaattattatattgcatAAGATAgatggaaatatatatgtaaaacaaATAGATTTTTCTAATAGGTACTTAGAGGATCTTTCAAAGGCTACAGGTTATATggacaaaattaaattaatagaagGACTGATAGTAGCGGCTCAAACGTTAGGAGGCgaagtaatattcttttcgttatctggtaatttattattattattttttcttttagaaataaagaacaataattattcaacGTAAAATAACGTACATCGACCGACTCTCGTAACTTATAgggaaaatattgaaaaaaattggataTGGATACAGTTTTGCGTTTTGTTTATTATGTTATTCTATACGACTCGCATTGATATCTTTCGCATCAACACCTTGGTGGGTCGTACTTATCGAGTTCTTTATGCAAGGCCCAACCTATGCACTTTGTTATACAACTATAGTTGCATATGCAAGCGCAGTGTCTCCTCCAGGAACATCGGCTACTGTTCAAGGAATTGTCGCTGGAATGGACGATGGTTTAGGTATTTCCTTTGAAGTAATTTTCGATCTCTCGCCAATCCAATTCGACTAcatgttaaattttttttaacaggtTACGCAATTGGTAGTTTATTTGGTGGAATTTTATACAAAGAAATGGGAGGTGTAATTACTTTGCAAATTTTTGCTACAATAGCCATATTGTCTTCGTTAATTTacgtatttttacatattatttatttaaaacacaAGACACCaggtaaaaaatgaaaaaatataaatgaaacatccttaataagatatatgtgtgtgtatgtgtatatatatacgatataaccAAAATTTTTACTATCGTAGATACTCGAGGACAGGGTGAATGGAAGTCACCAGAGGAAGCAAATATGGAATGTACTGTTGctgaaaaataacaatatcgtaaacaaaataaatatatatctagatatttgttaaatatatttataaaaaatacatacatatatatgtatgcatatactcAAATTCTTGTTCGTAATAACAAGAATATAACAagagtatattatttttttaaacatttgttaataagataacgtacatatatagaaaataaaataagattaacaACATTGTTTTATACATtgagaaacgataaatattgtttatgataattattataaactaaaatgaatatacgtatgtgtgtaataaaaattataaatacataattatgttttacaattatcattataaatgaaagtaatagaatagaataattaacatttaaataacTCAAAGAGATAATGTAATAACCacaattttaaaatcaatgtgacataatatatatatatatatatatatatatatatatgtatatatatgtatatcagaTAACGATtacaaacattattattttcgatattatcattTGAAAGTCACAGTTCTTACAAAcatatgattaataattaatgcctatatatatatatatatatatatatatatatatatatatatatatataacggcAAAATACATCAGAGACAAAGATAACTGATCACGTGACAAAGATGACAGGTGTTTGGCGCTTGGACAGTTTACCGTCCGATGTTCTgatcttaatttttaattattgtcatGCCTTCGATTTGGTTCGACTCAGTGAAGTTTGTACACGATTTTATGATATCATACACGATGATACTCTTTGGAAAAAGAGGAGTAATCAACCGCTCGTGACGAATCAAGCTTCAGCGAAATTTCGTGAAAGGTTGGTAGgttaattatttaacttttatctgTTGAAATACGttcgtaatatattaaaattaagttttacgtagaaatttattgagaattaataaatatttacgtgaatacatatttgtattataggtctgatattcttttttatatttttttttttttttttttttttttaattttttttctacacagATGTAATCCGTTATTATGCCTCCGTAAAAAGTGGCATGTTTCCCACAACTGGCAGTATGGacgttataagaaaaaattcattttttcacAAAAAGCAAAGCTGATGCCATGGTTACAATTAACCGATGATATATTATGGTGGAGCGGAGGTGATAGACTTTGTGGTTTTAGACGGAGTGAGCCTCTTAGAGGAACTGTACttgtttttaatgaaaatgatatcgGAAGCGATATTTGCAAATTTGTTGTAAAAGATGAATATATTGTATCTGGACATAGGTAaagattttatagaaatttatattttaacaaagaaaatattgttattatattcttattctaTTCTAGAGATGGTAGTTTGAAATTTTGGACTAAGGCAAAACGAGGAGATGATCATATTTGCTTCAGTATAGATAGGGCACACTCATCTGATGTGAATGCTGTAGATAAAATTGGTCAAATTATTGTATCAGGTGCTGGAGATGGAATAGTAAAAGTAAGCGTGTAAAAACTATGTCTTTTGTGAAAGGAAAACTAAATTAGAAAGTCATGCATATTCAGGTTTGGAAATTACCCAATAGAAGATACACCGAACCAGCTTTGGCAAGTATAAACGTGAGAGATAGGATATGGTCTGTCGTAGCTGACCCAACAGGATTAAAATTTGCCGTAGGTTCATCTGGAAATGGTGATGGACCACCTCTAAACATATTTGATATTGAATGGTAAGTATACTTTAAGCTTTGTTCACTAAGCATTTATAATAgcaatgtaataatataataattttattattaatgttaataatgtGTAACAATAGAGAATTTccattacttttataaatatttcattacgtacttatcaaaatttttatgtttgtAATACGAACAAGGATTTATCCATCTTATCAAAGCATGTTTTAGTTGCAGTATATCAGATTTAGTAAAACACAATTGGAGACGAGGAGCAGGAATATTAGACATGGTTTGGGATAATCCACATACTCTGCTTACATGTGGATATGATacttatattagaaaatggGATATGAggtaaatatacattttccgttttttttcttttttttgatgattagtattttattaattaccatTATCTTTTATAGATGTGGAATGTGTGTATCTTCATGGGCTGATCCTACAAGTGCAACATTGTATTGTATTTCTTCAGATTATCAGCATACTTTAGTTTCCGGAACACAATTTAACTGTAAAGCTGTTTTATGGGATCAAAGACAGAAACACTATATACAGGTAATGCCTTATGTcacttaaaaatatctttacatttatcaaataatatttgcaatttttttttttttttttttttttttatagctttACTTCATGAACTTACGAATGTCAAGTCCTATTTATAGTATCAGTTTTGATAGTTGTCATCTTTATGGTGCAACAGATCAACACTTAGCTGAACTCACATTCTCAGGATATTCTTATGAGGAAATTAATTACAGAGAAATGTTGACATATGAATTTGTTCATGTTTAGTTTCACGAccatgataatatataaattataagaaattttaaataatttatacaattctTAATGCTAAATATGCCTGAttggaagaaaaatttataattgtaaacgtggtcaaaataaaaattctaaaaatatgtTTACACAACACCGATgttttaaatgtatacattACATGAATATATCGTTAATGGTATACAAAACTAATTTCAGAGATGCATCTTCCAAATTCATGATCTCTTaacgtttttataatatattttaaaatataaacaattttataccATATCAcctttaacaataatatacaCCAACAATTATtagtttaaaattattttaaaatcaagCATGAGTTAAGTATCTGC
This genomic stretch from Vespula vulgaris chromosome 21, iyVesVulg1.1, whole genome shotgun sequence harbors:
- the LOC127071431 gene encoding major facilitator superfamily domain-containing protein 6 isoform X2, translating into MLDLYREKIETMKINYVQLPVKLHYFFFMGAMGPILPFLPVYGKQLGVSPVVMGSVTAVLPILFLIAKPVFGFLVDHFYTWRKSIFVALLTITSGCYICIYFVPAIPNQISIDYNDISCSSLYDCEFYDAATSNCVKKENAMCRWICDNGNNSSFVEMNTEESSNAFCLIDVTKVSNCSINNNNNNNNCTRTSLILEDNYNLYISMTFWSFVLLMSLGNIGFNISNCISDAICFDVLGEGGQMGYGRQRVWGTVGFGISAFLAGYAVDLWSQGKTIKTYTPSFILVFIFTSIDLLCCTKLKLPIMSGSTSIMKDVYNLLKLKPIFIFLCFATLAGILDSFMIYFLFWYLEDLSKATGYMDKIKLIEGLIVAAQTLGGEVIFFSLSGKILKKIGYGYSFAFCLLCYSIRLALISFASTPWWVVLIEFFMQGPTYALCYTTIVAYASAVSPPGTSATVQGIVAGMDDGLGYAIGSLFGGILYKEMGGVITLQIFATIAILSSLIYVFLHIIYLKHKTPDTRGQGEWKSPEEANMECTVAEK
- the LOC127071431 gene encoding major facilitator superfamily domain-containing protein 6 isoform X1; the protein is MLVDLYREKIETMKINYVQLPVKLHYFFFMGAMGPILPFLPVYGKQLGVSPVVMGSVTAVLPILFLIAKPVFGFLVDHFYTWRKSIFVALLTITSGCYICIYFVPAIPNQISIDYNDISCSSLYDCEFYDAATSNCVKKENAMCRWICDNGNNSSFVEMNTEESSNAFCLIDVTKVSNCSINNNNNNNNCTRTSLILEDNYNLYISMTFWSFVLLMSLGNIGFNISNCISDAICFDVLGEGGQMGYGRQRVWGTVGFGISAFLAGYAVDLWSQGKTIKTYTPSFILVFIFTSIDLLCCTKLKLPIMSGSTSIMKDVYNLLKLKPIFIFLCFATLAGILDSFMIYFLFWYLEDLSKATGYMDKIKLIEGLIVAAQTLGGEVIFFSLSGKILKKIGYGYSFAFCLLCYSIRLALISFASTPWWVVLIEFFMQGPTYALCYTTIVAYASAVSPPGTSATVQGIVAGMDDGLGYAIGSLFGGILYKEMGGVITLQIFATIAILSSLIYVFLHIIYLKHKTPDTRGQGEWKSPEEANMECTVAEK
- the LOC127071431 gene encoding major facilitator superfamily domain-containing protein 6 isoform X3 produces the protein MKINYVQLPVKLHYFFFMGAMGPILPFLPVYGKQLGVSPVVMGSVTAVLPILFLIAKPVFGFLVDHFYTWRKSIFVALLTITSGCYICIYFVPAIPNQISIDYNDISCSSLYDCEFYDAATSNCVKKENAMCRWICDNGNNSSFVEMNTEESSNAFCLIDVTKVSNCSINNNNNNNNCTRTSLILEDNYNLYISMTFWSFVLLMSLGNIGFNISNCISDAICFDVLGEGGQMGYGRQRVWGTVGFGISAFLAGYAVDLWSQGKTIKTYTPSFILVFIFTSIDLLCCTKLKLPIMSGSTSIMKDVYNLLKLKPIFIFLCFATLAGILDSFMIYFLFWYLEDLSKATGYMDKIKLIEGLIVAAQTLGGEVIFFSLSGKILKKIGYGYSFAFCLLCYSIRLALISFASTPWWVVLIEFFMQGPTYALCYTTIVAYASAVSPPGTSATVQGIVAGMDDGLGYAIGSLFGGILYKEMGGVITLQIFATIAILSSLIYVFLHIIYLKHKTPDTRGQGEWKSPEEANMECTVAEK
- the LOC127071199 gene encoding F-box/WD repeat-containing protein 4; protein product: MTGVWRLDSLPSDVLILIFNYCHAFDLVRLSEVCTRFYDIIHDDTLWKKRSNQPLVTNQASAKFRERCNPLLCLRKKWHVSHNWQYGRYKKKFIFSQKAKLMPWLQLTDDILWWSGGDRLCGFRRSEPLRGTVLVFNENDIGSDICKFVVKDEYIVSGHRDGSLKFWTKAKRGDDHICFSIDRAHSSDVNAVDKIGQIIVSGAGDGIVKVWKLPNRRYTEPALASINVRDRIWSVVADPTGLKFAVGSSGNGDGPPLNIFDIECCSISDLVKHNWRRGAGILDMVWDNPHTLLTCGYDTYIRKWDMRCGMCVSSWADPTSATLYCISSDYQHTLVSGTQFNCKAVLWDQRQKHYIQLYFMNLRMSSPIYSISFDSCHLYGATDQHLAELTFSGYSYEEINYREMLTYEFVHV